A part of Aegilops tauschii subsp. strangulata cultivar AL8/78 chromosome 2, Aet v6.0, whole genome shotgun sequence genomic DNA contains:
- the LOC109768670 gene encoding uncharacterized protein, giving the protein MEAYLKEVRKIEKRLLGLELHHVPRGMNKEANNIAKRASRSLPQEPGVFEERLFKPSAAPPAVGPTSLQEELPPAPLSGALACGQTSGDCLLLALEPQEGCWTEEFKAYLLQGTLSEKEEDAKRVARQATAYCIQDGELYRKRPNNVSL; this is encoded by the coding sequence atggaggcatacctcaaGGAGGTACGCAAAATTGAGAAACGATTATTGGGCTTGGAATTGCATCATGTGCCGCGTGGCATGAACAAAGAGGCAAACAacatcgccaagagggcatcCCGGAGTCTACCTCAGGAGCCtggtgtctttgaggagcggctttTCAAGCCGTCGGCAGCTCCTCCCGCCGTGGGACCAACATCGCTTCAAGAGGAGCTTCCCCCGGCACCCCTCTCAGGCGCCCTAGCTTGTGGCCAGACCTCGGGAGACTGCCTGCTCCttgcgctcgagcctcaggaggggtgctggaccgaggaGTTCAAGGCGTACCTACTCCAAGGCACCTTGTcggagaaggaggaagacgcAAAGCGTGTGGCCCGCCAGGCCACtgcatactgcatccaggacggtgagctcTACCGAAAGCGGCCAAACAATGTTTCTCTatga